The Prunus persica cultivar Lovell chromosome G7, Prunus_persica_NCBIv2, whole genome shotgun sequence genome has a segment encoding these proteins:
- the LOC18770404 gene encoding beta-glucosidase 24 translates to MAMMRLGTFLFFVVLLFDSAFTDTDLQLHPSCDTLQDRRNFDVLEPEFIFGTASATYQCAGAVQTDGRGPSIWDNYTHSHPERIKDGSNGDIAVDQYHQYKGDVAIMKNISVDAYRMSIAWSRVLPNGTLSGGVNMDGINYYNSFINELISSGLKPFVTIFHWDLPQALNDEYGGFLSPKIVDHFRAFAKLCFENFGDRVKHWVTLNEPFTVSNHGYAVGCHAPGRCSAWQNLNCTGGDSGIEPYLVTHHQLLAHAAAVKLYRDEYQANHDGSIGITLVSHWFKPASNLRKDKLAAHRSLDFMFGWFMDPVTYGDYPLSMRSIVGKRLPKFTVEESKLLEGSYDFIGLNYYSARYASHQRRVSYAHKSYLTDPQVNVTTERNGVPIGRQAASDWLYVYPKGLYDLVLYTQKKYNDPIIYITENGVDEFNDPKLPLEQALNDTDRIDYYYSHLCYLHAAMRKGAKVKGYFAWSLIDNFEWNDGYTVRFGLIYVDYSDNLKRHLKRSAEWFKNFLKKYL, encoded by the exons AGTTCATATTTGGGACAGCCTCAGCAACTTACCAG TGCGCTGGTGCTGTACAAACCGATGGTAGAGGACCAAGTATATGGGATAACTACACCCACAGCCATCCAG AAAGAATCAAGGATGGCAGTAATGGAGATATCGCTGTTGATCAATATCACCAATACAAG ggtgaTGTGGCgataatgaaaaatatatcGGTGGATGCTTATAGAATGTCTATAGCATGGTCAAGAGTGTTGCCAA atGGAACGCTAAGTGGGGGCGTGAATATGGATGGGATCAACTATTACAACAGTTTCATCAATGAACTCATAAGTAGCG gCCTAAAACCATTTGTGACAATCTTCCATTGGGATCTTCCCCAAGCTTTGAATGACGAATATGGTGGTTTCTTAAGCCCTAAAATTGT TGACCATTTTAGAGCATTTGCAAAACTTTGTTTTGAGAACTTTGGCGATCGAGTAAAACACTGGGTCACATTGAATGAGCCATTTACCGTCAGTAACCATGGCTATGCAGTCGGGTGCCATGCACCGGGACGATGCTCTGCTTGGCAAAACTTAAACTGCACCGGTGGAGATTCAGGCATTGAACCATATTTGGTGACACACCACCAACTCCTTGCACATGCAGCTGCTGTAAAATTGTATAGAGACGAATATCAG GCAAATCATGATGGCTCGATAGGAATAACATTGGTGTCGCATTGGTTTAAGCCCGCTTCaaatttaagaaaagataaattgGCTGCACATCGAtctttggattttatgttcGGATG GTTTATGGACCCAGTGACATACGGTGACTATCCGCTTAGCATGAGGTCAATTGTTGGAAAACGATTACCAAAATTCACGGTTGAAGAATCTAAGTTACTAGAAGGGTCATATGATTTTATTGGATTAAATTACTATTCTGCTAGATATGCAAGTCATCAACGTCGCGTTTCTTATGCACATAAAAGCTACTTAACAGATCCTCAAGTTAATGTTACAA CTGAGCGTAATGGGGTCCCTATTGGTCGGCAG GCTGCTTCAGATTGGTTATATGTTTATCCAAAAGGACTTTACGATCTTGTACTctacacacaaaaaaagtaCAATGATCCAATCATTTACATTACTGAGAACG GCGTTGATGAGTTCAATGATCCCAAATTACCACTTGAGCAAGCCCTTAATGATACTGATAGAATTGACTATTACTATAGTCACCTTTGTTACCTTCACGCAGCCATGAG AAAAGGTGCTAAGGTGAAAGGATATTTCGCATGGTCATTGATAGACAACTTTGAATGGAATGATGGATACACGGTTCGTTTTGGTCTCATCTATGTGGATTACAGTGATAATCTAAAAAGGCATCTAAAACGCTCAGCGGAGTGGTTCAAAAATTTCCTCAAGAAATATCTTTGA